ACGGGCAAGACCCTGCCCCAAAGTCTGAGTTGGCAAGGCTTCTTCAACGGCTCCGCGAGCTCGGGTTCGACCAGCATCGCCGACTACCGCGACTGCGACGGCAAGAAGGGCATCAACGCGATCCTGTTCATCACCGCCATGACGAGCTGCGGCATTTGCAAGAGCGAGGCGAAGACCCTCGAGGCCAAGATGGACCAGTGGGCGCCGCTGGGGATCAAGGTCGTGACCTTGATGATCAACCCGGCGACCGTCGCTGGTGCCCAGAGCTGGAAGAGCGCTTACGGCCTGCAACGGGTCGACGTGCTGGCCGACAAGATGCCACCCTCCATGGCGTACTCGAACTACATCGGCACGCCGCTGCACACGGTGGTAGACCCGCGTACGATGCAGGTCGTCTACACGCAAATGGGCGGTGGCGGCAGCACCTACAGCAAACTCGTGGCCCTGGCCCAACAGAACAAGGGCAACTGAGCGACGCTGTTTGCGCGCCGACGCGCCTAGCGGATCTCGTGGCGCTTGAGTAGCTCGATCAAATAGGAGCGGTTCATCTGGCCCACCCGGGCGGCTTTGCGCACGTTTCCTTCGGTCTGCTGCAACAAGTGTTCGAGATAGCGCCGCTCGAACTGCTCGAGCAGCGCGCCGCGTGCGTCGCGATAGCCGAGGTGCAACACGGACTCGATCACGTCGTCGCCACTTGCGCTCGGGGTGACCATGGACACCGCTTCGAGGGAAGGCTGGCGGCCCATCGCCAGCGTGCTGGCCACCAAGTTGCGCAACTCGCGCACGTTGCCGGGCCACGGATAGGTGACCAGTTGCTGCATCACGTCATCGTTGAAGAGCTCCGCTGCTTCCCCTTCCGCACCGGCCTCGGCGGCGAAGTGCTCCACCAATAGTGGGATGTCTTCGGGGCGCTTGCGCAGCGGCGGAACCTCCAGCACCACCACGCCCAGGCGATAGAACAGATCCAACCTGAAGGTTCCGGAGTTGACGTCCTTGCGCAGATCGCGATTGGTGGCCGAAACGATGCGCACGTTCACGGGCACTTCGTCGGCCCCGCCCAGCCGCGTGAAGCGCCGACGTTCCAGAGCGCCGAGCAGCGAAGCTTGCAACGAGGGCGGCAGCTCGCCCAACTCGTCCAAGAAGATGGTGCCACCATGGGCACGCTCCAGGGCGCCCGCGCGACGACGGTCGGCCCCGGTGAACGCGCCGCGTTCGTGACCGAAGAGCTCCGCCGCGAACACCGTGGGAGGAATTGCCGCGCAGTCCACTACGACGAAGGGTTTGTCCTTGCGTGCCGAGTTGTCGTGAATGGCACGGGCAATCAGCTCCTTGCCTGTGCCCGACTCGCCGATCAGCAACGCAGAAACGTCACTGGCAGACAGCTTCTGGATGTCCGCCATCAGCCGACGCATGGGCGCTGACCTGCCACGCAGGCCACCCAGGGACTCTTCGTCGTGCAGCTTCTGGATGACGACGTCGCCGTCCGTCAAGCGCACGGACACGTCCCCGAGCTTGAGAGTCGCGGGAAGCGTCAACGAAGCCGTCGCGTCTCGCAGGGTCACACTGCCCACGGTCGTGCCGTTGGTGGAGCCCAAGTCCGTCACACTCACAGCTGCTGCATCGCGAGCCAAGGTCAGGTGGTAGCGACTGACAGTCGGGTTTTCGATGACCAGGTCGTTGCCGCTGGCACTGCCGATCGACAGGCGCTCTCCGGCAGACACGGTGGCTTCCTGTTGCGTGCCTTCCACCGACAACCGGATCGTCCGCACTGGCATGCCAGCGGCTTGGGCTCGCACGGTGGAGTCGGTCATGACACGCACCTTAGCAAAGAGGCGTTCTCCGAGTCAGATCCCTGCGTGCGGTGGGACGGTCACGGCCGACCGCAAGGTGTCTGCCACACCAGACCGCCTACAGGCTCCGATCTCGAGATGTAGGCCAAAGTGCGCATGGCACGCCGCCTGCAGTGTGACTGCAAGCGCGGGCCGCAAAGCTCGCGAGCTGGAGGCTCCTGATGCTCACCTTTCCACGACGACTGGCTCGAATCGCGATTCTTGGCTCCTTCGCTGGCGCGGTGGCGTGTGCGGCGGACACGGGCTCCGTGCCCGATGGAGCGCAGCCGGAGTTCTGCGACAACCCACAGACGTGCATCGAGTTCTGCTTGTGCACCACCAACGATGCGGAACGCTGCCTCAACGTGTGCGAGCCCGGTGGGGGCGGCGCACCGGGTGGTGGGGGAACGACGGGCGGTGGGGGATCGTCGGGCGGCAGCGCTGGTGGAACGACGGGCGGAGGCGCCGTAGGTGCAACCGGTGGCGCTTCGAACGGTGGCTCCGCTGCGACGGGAGGCACGACGACGGGTGGCACTTCGGGCGGCGGCACTTCCGGATCGTCCAACGGAGGCGGCACCGCACAGGGACCGAGCTGTGCGGGCAAGTGTGGAAGCACGCAGCCAGTCGATGGCCAGTGCTACTGCGATTCTCAGTGCGCGCAGTACGGCGACTGCTGTGCGGACTTCACGAGTGCTTGCGGCGGCGGCGGCGGCACTGCGGGCGGTGGTGGTACTTCGGGAGGCGGCGGCACCGCAGGCACGGCCGGAACCGCGGGCGGTGGTGGAACCACAGGAAGCTGCGGGGACGATGGCTCGGGCTGGAGCTCGAGCTTCCAGAACTTCGAGTGCCAGGTGATCGCCTTGGTCAACCAAGAGCGAGCGAAGGGCGCGAGCTGCGGTGGCGTGTCCTATCCGCCCGCGGGTCCCCTCGTGCGTCACCAACTGCTCACCAACAGCGCGCGAGCTCACGCGAAAGACATGGGCGACAAGGGCTACTTCAGTCACACGGGACTCGACGGCAGCAGTCCCTTCCAGCGCATGAAGGCAGCGGGCTACAGCGGCAGCACGATGGGCGAAAACATTGCGGCGGGTCAGGGCACTCCCGCGTCCGTGGTCAGCGGCTGGATGAAGAGCTCGGGACACTGCAAGAACATCATGAACGGGAAGTACAAGGACCTGGGAGTCGGCTACTACCTCGGCAGTTCCAGCTACAAACACTACTGGGTGCAGAACTTCGGCGGCTGACGCGGCACACCGGCCAGCGTCCGATCGGGCGTGCGTCTGCAAGGAAAGCTGCCCGTCGTGCGCGGCTTCCCTTTGTAGGCTTTCCCGCGGCACGGCTTTTTGCCAGGCTTGCCCCATGGCACGGACAGCGGGTCGCCTCCTGACGGGGCTGGCGCTTTGCGCCTCCCTCGCTTCGGTTGGCTGCATGGACTTCGAGGGGCTCGAGGGCGAACGCCCGGTACGCACTCACGTGCAAGACTGGCGAAACGAAGTCATCTATCAGCTGATGGTCGACCGCTTCGCCAACGGCGACTTGGCCAACGACTATCGCGTGGATCGCTCGGCTCCCGCTCGCTACCACGGTGGAGATTGGCGCGGGGTCGAGGGCAAGCTCGACTACCTCGAGCAGCTGGGCGTGACCACGCTGTGGATCTCGCCGCTAGTCAAGAACGTCGAGACGGATGCGGGTGTCGACGGCTACCACGGCTATTGGACCCAGGACTTCACTCAACTCAATCCGCACTTTGGTGACCTGGCGAGTCTGCGACGTCTGGTGGATGCGGCGCACGAACGCGGCATCAAGATCATCCTCGACATCGTCGTCAACCACGTGGGCCAGCTCTTCTACTACGACATCAATTTGAACGGTCAGCCCGACGAGCGCGTTGCCGGTACGGGTCCGCTGATCGCGCCGACCCAGCCCGACGGATCCCCGACCAGCCCCGTCAGCCACGTCAACGAATACGATCCGGACTTCGATCCGCGAGGCGTGCAGGCCTGGACCAGCTTGGGGGAAGCGGGCCCTGCACCGATCATCTTTCCCTACGACGCCGCCTCGAACCACGTTCCCCCCGCGCCCGACATCTTCCTCGAGCCCCGCGCCTACAATCGCCGTGGAAGGGTATGGAGTTGGGATGACGCGGAGCAGGTGGAACTCGGGGATTTTCCCGGCGGTCTGAAGGACATCAACACCCAGGACCCCGAGGTGAGAGCCGCTTTGGTCGACATCTTTGCGCACTGGGTCGAAGTCGCGGACTTCGACGGCTTCCGCATCGATACGCTCAAGCACGTGGAGCACGGCTTCTGGCAGACCTTTGCCCCCGCCGTGCGCCAGCGTCTCGCTTCCCAAGGCAAGCAGAACTTCTTCATGTTCGGCGAAGCCTTCGATGGGCGTGACGACTTGGTGGGTTCCTACACCTTCGATCAGGAAGTGGACTCGGTCTTCTACTTTCCACAGCACTTCACCATCTTTCGCGACGTGTTCCAGGCGGGCCAGGACACCAAGCGCATCGAGACGCTCTTCTCCCAACGCCTGAGTCCGGGCGGCAACTACGGCACGACGCCCCACGATGGCGGCATCGGCGTGCCCCCGAACAAGGCGCTGGTGAACTTCATCGACAATCACGACGTGCCGCGCTTCTTGTACCTGCGCCCCGACCCGGCCGCCCTCGACAACGCGCTGCTCTTCTTGTTCACCGAAGATGGCATTCCCTGCATCTACTACGGCACCGAGCAGGGCTTCTCGGGCGGCAACGACCCGGCCAACCGCGAGGATCTGTGGCTGAGCGGATACGACCGCAACCATCGCCAGTACCAATGGATCTCCAAGCTGGCGAAGATCCGCAAGGCCTACCCGGCACTGACTCACGGCGATCTGAAGATCGTGTGGGCCAGCGATCGCACGGGCACCGAGTCGGACGTTGGGATCATCGCCTTCGAACGTGCCGGCGGTGACGCCGGTGACGCCTACGCCCTGGTGGTCATCAACACCAACGCCAAGCAGGCCAGTTCGCCTGAGTTCAACGGCGACCCAATGAAGACGACGCTGCCTTCGGGCACGGAGTTGGTCGACGTCCTTGCTCCTTCGGATCCACCGATCGTCGTGGGCCAAGACGGCGCGGTCTCCGTCACGGTGCCGCCCACCTCCGGCAAGATCCTGGTGCGACGGGGCGATCTGGTGAATCTCTAGGCTCGCCTCGAGCGCTCTTTCCGTGCGGATTCGCCGCCGCCAACCCGGTTCATCACGAGTCCGGGGTCAGAACGAACCCGCGACCGATACCTCGCCCGGAGCAAGCTGAAGTCGCACGCTGGCGCTCTCTTGTTTGCGTGGCGTCAGCGCCCACCAAGTGAGACCACCCGCCAGCAACACGCCGCCCGCGGCAAAGCCAACGGTGCTGTAGACGCCGAGGGTCTTGGCGCGGTCGCGCTCGTCGAGGGTGTCGACCCCCGAGGTCGCGGGATCCTCGGCGCGCTGCTTCGCGCTGTTCGCCATCACTCCCAAAACGGTTCCCGTAGCGAGTCCCGCGACCCCTGCGCCCATCAACACGAACGGAAACGGCCCGGCGCCGCCGCCTTCGTCGGCCCGTGCGTCGCTTCGAGGCGTGGTCGTCGCTGCCTTCGATGGCGCGGGCGCGGGGGAAGGTGCAGGGCGACTCGCGGCGCTGCGCTTCTCTTCCAGGTTCGCCTTCAAGGTGTCGATGCGTTGCTCCACCGCACCCCGATTCTCGGATTTCGGATCCTCGCGCAGGTACCGCTCGTAGGCGGCCAAGGCGCCTTCTTCGTCGTCCGCCGCCTCCAACGCGCGCGCCAAGTTGTAGAGCAAGGTCGGCGCGGGATCGAGATCGTAGGCCTCACGGACGAGTTCGGCGGCGCGGGTGAAGTTACCCGCCTTGAACTCTCGCGTTGCTTCGCCCGCGATGTCCTGCGCCTTCTTGCGATCTGCTTTGCTCGGGGCAGCAGAGAGCACGCTCGTGTGCACGAGTAGCGCTCCGATCAGTGCCAAGCTCCAGCGTGCAGTCATCGTGTCTACCAGGTCTCGTACTTTGGCTTCGGCGCAGGTTTGGGGGCACCCGCGGAACGGGGTGTCGGCTTCAGATTCACCGCCAAGGAGACATCCTTCTCGGGGACGATACTTCGAGCCTCACTGGCATATCCAGCCATGGCGACTTCGATGCGCACCGCTTGGGTCGCGTGCTGCAAGGAGATCTTCGCGGGCGTCTTTCCCCGCAGCTCACCATCGACGAAGATCTCCGCGCCGGCCGGCTCCGAAGCGACCCGTAGCTGATGCGTGTTCGGGACTGGTGCGTCGGTCGTAGCTTCGTTTCCGTGGGCGGCGGGCAGCCGAAGGCTGCTCAGGCCCGCCTCCAGCCGCGCGACCTTGTCCGGGCGCTGCAGAGCCAGTCCCAGGGCTCCAAGACCCACCACCGCGAACAGTGCAGCGGCGGCGACGAGCCACCAACGCCTGGAGCCGCTGGCGCGCGTTGGATACGTCGACGTGACCAGTCCGGTACCGCCCGAGGTAAGCCCGTCCGCTGCGCCGGGGATCTCGGGTACTTCCACCTCTTCGTCGACCTCCGCGGGAGGCAGATCCGTGATGTCCGAACCGCCTTGCACGCGGCGCAGCATGTCCTGCTTTTCGACGATGCGTGCC
This genomic stretch from Polyangiaceae bacterium harbors:
- a CDS encoding tetratricopeptide repeat protein, with product MTARWSLALIGALLVHTSVLSAAPSKADRKKAQDIAGEATREFKAGNFTRAAELVREAYDLDPAPTLLYNLARALEAADDEEGALAAYERYLREDPKSENRGAVEQRIDTLKANLEEKRSAASRPAPSPAPAPSKAATTTPRSDARADEGGGAGPFPFVLMGAGVAGLATGTVLGVMANSAKQRAEDPATSGVDTLDERDRAKTLGVYSTVGFAAGGVLLAGGLTWWALTPRKQESASVRLQLAPGEVSVAGSF
- a CDS encoding CAP domain-containing protein, producing the protein MLTFPRRLARIAILGSFAGAVACAADTGSVPDGAQPEFCDNPQTCIEFCLCTTNDAERCLNVCEPGGGGAPGGGGTTGGGGSSGGSAGGTTGGGAVGATGGASNGGSAATGGTTTGGTSGGGTSGSSNGGGTAQGPSCAGKCGSTQPVDGQCYCDSQCAQYGDCCADFTSACGGGGGTAGGGGTSGGGGTAGTAGTAGGGGTTGSCGDDGSGWSSSFQNFECQVIALVNQERAKGASCGGVSYPPAGPLVRHQLLTNSARAHAKDMGDKGYFSHTGLDGSSPFQRMKAAGYSGSTMGENIAAGQGTPASVVSGWMKSSGHCKNIMNGKYKDLGVGYYLGSSSYKHYWVQNFGG
- a CDS encoding sigma 54-interacting transcriptional regulator — translated: MTDSTVRAQAAGMPVRTIRLSVEGTQQEATVSAGERLSIGSASGNDLVIENPTVSRYHLTLARDAAAVSVTDLGSTNGTTVGSVTLRDATASLTLPATLKLGDVSVRLTDGDVVIQKLHDEESLGGLRGRSAPMRRLMADIQKLSASDVSALLIGESGTGKELIARAIHDNSARKDKPFVVVDCAAIPPTVFAAELFGHERGAFTGADRRRAGALERAHGGTIFLDELGELPPSLQASLLGALERRRFTRLGGADEVPVNVRIVSATNRDLRKDVNSGTFRLDLFYRLGVVVLEVPPLRKRPEDIPLLVEHFAAEAGAEGEAAELFNDDVMQQLVTYPWPGNVRELRNLVASTLAMGRQPSLEAVSMVTPSASGDDVIESVLHLGYRDARGALLEQFERRYLEHLLQQTEGNVRKAARVGQMNRSYLIELLKRHEIR
- a CDS encoding alpha-amylase family glycosyl hydrolase; translated protein: MARTAGRLLTGLALCASLASVGCMDFEGLEGERPVRTHVQDWRNEVIYQLMVDRFANGDLANDYRVDRSAPARYHGGDWRGVEGKLDYLEQLGVTTLWISPLVKNVETDAGVDGYHGYWTQDFTQLNPHFGDLASLRRLVDAAHERGIKIILDIVVNHVGQLFYYDINLNGQPDERVAGTGPLIAPTQPDGSPTSPVSHVNEYDPDFDPRGVQAWTSLGEAGPAPIIFPYDAASNHVPPAPDIFLEPRAYNRRGRVWSWDDAEQVELGDFPGGLKDINTQDPEVRAALVDIFAHWVEVADFDGFRIDTLKHVEHGFWQTFAPAVRQRLASQGKQNFFMFGEAFDGRDDLVGSYTFDQEVDSVFYFPQHFTIFRDVFQAGQDTKRIETLFSQRLSPGGNYGTTPHDGGIGVPPNKALVNFIDNHDVPRFLYLRPDPAALDNALLFLFTEDGIPCIYYGTEQGFSGGNDPANREDLWLSGYDRNHRQYQWISKLAKIRKAYPALTHGDLKIVWASDRTGTESDVGIIAFERAGGDAGDAYALVVINTNAKQASSPEFNGDPMKTTLPSGTELVDVLAPSDPPIVVGQDGAVSVTVPPTSGKILVRRGDLVNL